A region of Pseudarthrobacter sp. NIBRBAC000502770 DNA encodes the following proteins:
- a CDS encoding isoprenylcysteine carboxylmethyltransferase family protein: protein MKLRQQSTSIDIERVILVPIMALLLLWAVSALFSGSKVASSSALVTGLHVSYQVLMTVFYLMAVYFLLTRNSASARSGRIAPTVAAYVGTFLPFLLAFAGGTEVSDGLALFSVALMTLGMVFTVWSLMTLGKSFGVEPQVRTLVQHGPYRLIRNPLYVGEMITLIGAVCFSPTLLKTAILVALAAVQAYRAIQEEQLLAENVPEYAAYRLRTARFVPGLF from the coding sequence ATGAAACTTCGCCAGCAGTCAACGTCAATTGACATTGAACGGGTAATTCTCGTCCCGATAATGGCGCTCTTGTTATTGTGGGCGGTCTCCGCACTGTTTTCGGGCTCGAAGGTCGCTTCGTCCTCTGCCCTCGTCACCGGGTTGCACGTCTCCTACCAAGTCCTGATGACCGTCTTTTATCTGATGGCGGTCTACTTCCTTTTGACCAGGAACTCTGCAAGCGCCCGGAGCGGGCGGATTGCTCCCACAGTCGCGGCCTACGTCGGAACCTTCCTGCCTTTCCTGCTCGCGTTTGCCGGCGGGACGGAAGTATCTGACGGTCTGGCACTTTTTTCGGTGGCCCTCATGACCCTGGGAATGGTCTTTACTGTCTGGTCCCTGATGACGCTTGGCAAGAGTTTCGGCGTGGAGCCCCAGGTAAGAACGCTCGTACAGCATGGCCCCTACCGGCTGATCCGCAACCCTCTTTACGTTGGAGAGATGATCACCCTGATCGGGGCTGTGTGCTTCAGCCCCACTCTGCTGAAGACGGCGATCCTTGTGGCACTGGCAGCCGTTCAGGCATACCGGGCAATTCAAGAGGAGCAGCTGCTGGCGGAAAACGTGCCCGAATATGCCGCATACAGGCTGCGGACTGCGCGGTTCGTGCCCGGCCTGTTCTGA
- the glmM gene encoding phosphoglucosamine mutase codes for MSRLFGTDGVRGLANGLLTAELALQLAQAAAVVLGHARNSNGSRPRAVLARDPRASGEFIAAAVEAGLSSSGIDVYDAGVLPTPAAAYLVADLDADFGVMISASHNPAPDNGIKFFARGGQKLPDEVEDAIEAQMSKEAVRPTGPDVGRIQRFSDAEDRYIVHLLRTLPHRLDGLTVVLDCANGAASGCSPQLFKDAGAHVIVIGADPDGLNINDGVGSTHLGPLKDAVIKYGANLGIAHDGDADRCLAVDHEGNEVDGDQIMAILAVALKKAGKLKDDVLVATVMSNLGLKIALRDAGITIMETAVGDRYVLEGMRDGGYNLGGEQSGHVIFSDHATTGDGLLTGLQLAAQVALTGKPLKELATVMTKLPQVLINVKGVDRSRVGSSEVLAQAVAAAEAALGDTGRVLLRPSGTEPVVRVMVEAADEETAQSIAEHLAQVVRTELALELAAN; via the coding sequence GTGTCTAGATTATTTGGAACTGATGGTGTCCGGGGGCTGGCCAACGGCCTGCTGACAGCAGAGCTGGCCCTGCAGCTGGCCCAGGCGGCCGCCGTCGTGCTCGGCCACGCCCGCAACTCCAACGGCTCCCGGCCCCGCGCCGTACTGGCCCGTGACCCGCGCGCCAGCGGCGAATTCATCGCCGCAGCCGTGGAAGCCGGCCTCTCCAGCTCGGGCATCGACGTCTATGACGCCGGCGTCCTGCCCACCCCCGCCGCCGCCTACCTCGTCGCGGACCTGGACGCCGACTTCGGAGTCATGATCTCCGCCTCCCACAACCCGGCGCCGGACAACGGCATCAAGTTCTTCGCCCGGGGCGGCCAGAAGCTGCCCGACGAGGTGGAGGACGCCATTGAGGCACAGATGAGCAAGGAAGCCGTCCGCCCCACCGGCCCCGACGTCGGCCGCATCCAGCGCTTCTCGGATGCGGAGGACCGCTACATCGTCCACCTGCTCCGCACCCTGCCGCACCGCCTGGACGGCCTCACCGTGGTACTGGACTGCGCCAACGGTGCCGCCAGCGGCTGCTCGCCCCAGCTCTTCAAGGACGCCGGCGCCCACGTCATCGTCATCGGCGCGGATCCTGACGGACTGAATATCAACGACGGTGTTGGTTCCACCCACCTCGGCCCGCTCAAGGACGCCGTCATCAAGTACGGCGCCAACCTGGGCATCGCCCACGACGGCGATGCTGACCGCTGCCTGGCCGTGGACCATGAAGGCAACGAGGTGGACGGCGACCAGATCATGGCCATCCTCGCCGTCGCGCTCAAGAAGGCCGGCAAGCTCAAGGACGATGTCCTCGTGGCCACCGTCATGAGCAACCTGGGCCTCAAGATCGCCCTCCGTGACGCCGGGATCACCATTATGGAAACAGCCGTGGGGGACCGGTACGTCCTCGAAGGAATGCGCGACGGCGGCTACAACCTGGGCGGCGAGCAGTCCGGCCACGTGATCTTCTCCGACCACGCGACTACCGGCGACGGGCTCCTTACCGGCCTGCAGCTCGCAGCACAGGTGGCCCTGACCGGGAAGCCGCTCAAGGAGCTCGCCACGGTCATGACCAAGCTCCCGCAGGTACTCATCAACGTCAAGGGTGTTGACCGCAGCAGGGTGGGCAGCAGCGAGGTACTGGCCCAGGCCGTGGCGGCAGCGGAAGCCGCTCTGGGTGACACCGGACGAGTCCTGCTCCGCCCCTCCGGCACCGAGCCGGTGGTCCGTGTGATGGTGGAGGCGGCGGACGAAGAGACGGCCCAGTCCATTGCCGAACACCTCGCACAGGTGGTCCGGACCGAACTCGCGCTGGAGCTCGCCGCAAACTAG
- the rpsI gene encoding 30S ribosomal protein S9 has protein sequence MAQNEETTEAVEAEENLTSYTSESSAAEAAPKKERPALTVAGAAVGRRKEAVARVRVVPGSGKWTINGRALDNYFPNKLHQQDVNEPFKILDLEGAYDVIARIHGGGISGQAGALRLGIARSLNEIDVENNRPTLKKAGYLSRDARVIERKKAGLKKARKAQQYSKR, from the coding sequence GTGGCTCAGAACGAAGAGACCACCGAGGCTGTCGAAGCCGAGGAAAACCTGACCAGCTACACTTCTGAGAGCTCAGCTGCTGAAGCTGCTCCCAAGAAGGAGCGCCCGGCCCTGACCGTTGCCGGCGCAGCTGTTGGCCGCCGCAAGGAAGCCGTTGCACGCGTCCGCGTTGTGCCCGGCTCCGGCAAGTGGACCATCAACGGCCGTGCGCTGGACAACTACTTCCCGAACAAGCTGCACCAGCAGGACGTCAACGAGCCCTTCAAGATCCTTGATCTCGAAGGCGCCTACGACGTCATCGCCCGCATCCACGGCGGCGGCATCTCCGGCCAGGCCGGCGCCCTGCGCCTCGGCATCGCCCGTTCGCTGAACGAGATCGACGTCGAGAACAACCGCCCGACGCTGAAGAAGGCCGGTTACCTGTCCCGCGACGCCCGTGTCATCGAGCGTAAGAAGGCCGGTCTCAAGAAGGCCCGTAAGGCTCAGCAGTACTCCAAGCGCTAA
- the rplM gene encoding 50S ribosomal protein L13 → MRTYTPKPGDINRQWHVIDATDVVLGRLASQTAILLRGKHKATFASHMDMGDFVIIINAEKVALTGAKLEQKRAYRHSGYPGGLTSVNYAELLETNPVRAVEKAIKGMLPKNSLAAQQLGKLKVYRGAEHPHAAQQPKTFEITQVAQ, encoded by the coding sequence GTGCGTACGTACACCCCGAAGCCCGGCGATATCAACCGCCAGTGGCATGTCATTGACGCCACCGACGTTGTCCTTGGTCGTCTTGCAAGCCAGACCGCAATCCTGCTGCGCGGCAAGCACAAGGCCACTTTCGCATCCCACATGGACATGGGCGACTTTGTCATCATCATCAACGCCGAGAAGGTAGCCCTGACCGGTGCCAAGCTGGAGCAGAAGCGCGCTTACCGCCACTCCGGCTACCCGGGCGGCCTGACCTCCGTCAACTACGCGGAACTGCTGGAAACCAACCCGGTCCGCGCCGTTGAGAAGGCCATCAAGGGCATGCTCCCCAAGAACTCCCTCGCTGCCCAGCAGCTGGGCAAGCTGAAGGTGTACCGCGGTGCTGAACACCCGCACGCCGCCCAGCAGCCCAAGACTTTCGAAATCACCCAGGTCGCCCAGTAG
- a CDS encoding prepilin peptidase, giving the protein MLLAVGAALLGAVLSPIAERLIARLLSRLGEVPRLQARITTAAVTAVACAAFSARFGSSFSLPAFLLLAVLGVQLARIDVALHLLPNPLVLMLLAGGLLLLLLPGIFDKQSDDFLRAVLGAVILFAGYLVLGLISPGGIGMGDVKLAAPVGLYLGYLGWSHLLYGGLVGFVLNGIVTVFVLGRKGRNKATEVAHGPSMLGALMAVTLFMA; this is encoded by the coding sequence GTGCTTTTGGCCGTTGGCGCCGCGCTCTTGGGAGCCGTCCTCTCTCCCATCGCCGAGCGACTGATCGCAAGGCTGCTTTCCCGGCTTGGGGAAGTGCCGCGCCTGCAAGCAAGAATTACGACGGCGGCGGTAACCGCCGTCGCGTGTGCCGCCTTTTCGGCGCGTTTCGGCAGCTCGTTTAGCCTCCCAGCCTTCCTTTTGCTCGCTGTCCTGGGCGTCCAGCTGGCCAGGATCGACGTAGCACTCCACTTGCTGCCGAATCCCCTCGTGTTGATGCTGCTGGCCGGGGGCCTTCTATTGCTTCTCCTGCCGGGGATATTCGATAAGCAATCTGATGATTTCCTCCGCGCAGTCCTGGGAGCCGTTATCTTGTTTGCCGGCTACCTTGTTTTGGGACTTATCTCGCCCGGCGGCATAGGGATGGGCGATGTGAAGCTCGCAGCGCCCGTCGGCCTTTACCTGGGGTACCTAGGTTGGAGCCACCTTCTCTACGGAGGGCTCGTCGGCTTCGTCTTGAATGGCATCGTCACGGTGTTTGTCCTCGGCAGGAAAGGCCGGAACAAAGCCACCGAAGTGGCCCACGGGCCCTCCATGCTGGGTGCCCTAATGGCCGTGACCTTGTTCATGGCCTAA
- a CDS encoding Flp family type IVb pilin, with translation MTSLMVSMTAFIAGVKDRFSREEKGATMVEYGIMVALIAVVVIVAVGPLGIAIRGMFENVTAGI, from the coding sequence ATGACATCTCTCATGGTCTCAATGACTGCTTTCATCGCAGGCGTCAAGGATCGCTTCAGCCGGGAAGAAAAGGGGGCAACGATGGTTGAGTACGGCATCATGGTCGCCCTCATCGCAGTGGTGGTCATCGTCGCTGTTGGACCCCTTGGCATCGCCATCCGCGGCATGTTTGAAAATGTCACGGCCGGCATCTAG
- a CDS encoding Flp family type IVb pilin, with the protein MTSLMVSMTAFIAGVKDRFSREEKGATMVEYGIMVALIAVVVIVAVGPLGIAIRGMFANVTAGL; encoded by the coding sequence ATGACTTCTCTCATGGTCTCAATGACTGCTTTCATCGCCGGCGTCAAGGATCGCTTCAGCCGGGAAGAAAAGGGGGCAACGATGGTTGAGTACGGCATCATGGTCGCCCTCATCGCAGTGGTGGTCATCGTCGCTGTTGGACCCCTTGGCATCGCCATCCGCGGCATGTTCGCAAACGTCACGGCCGGGCTCTAG
- a CDS encoding TadE/TadG family type IV pilus assembly protein — translation MKAKQKERGAVAVEMAMLLPLLLLVVMGTIEFGRVLNVQVSLTQAAREGARYAAIHYKDPGLNVTAATLAAAPSLSGLPVGVTNTAGSCAADANVTVTTKVTLPSLSGFLDAGFFGGPGIFPMTLTGKGVMRCGG, via the coding sequence TTGAAAGCGAAACAAAAAGAGCGCGGCGCAGTCGCCGTCGAGATGGCAATGCTACTGCCACTACTGCTTCTCGTAGTGATGGGCACAATCGAATTTGGCCGGGTGCTGAATGTGCAAGTTTCTCTGACACAGGCCGCAAGGGAAGGCGCCCGGTACGCCGCCATTCACTATAAAGATCCCGGGCTGAACGTGACAGCAGCAACCCTTGCCGCCGCACCCTCGCTCTCCGGTCTCCCTGTGGGCGTCACGAATACTGCCGGCAGCTGCGCGGCCGACGCCAACGTGACAGTAACCACCAAGGTCACCTTGCCCTCACTCTCCGGATTTTTGGATGCCGGCTTCTTCGGCGGCCCGGGCATCTTCCCGATGACCCTCACAGGAAAAGGAGTTATGAGATGCGGCGGTTAG
- a CDS encoding Tad domain-containing protein gives MRRLGRSGITRARSDQQATREERDERGAATVIVALVLVVLLGFAALAVDVGAMYAEKAQLQNGADSAALAVANQCAKGSCGDSSGTGNLFANSNANDGTSGSTVTFPNSTTVHVETKARAAGSTTDGFGLFFARVMGFNTTQIQATAEASWGAVSEATSFPWTVSDCVFKKNLSASQLAEFNSTGTFTGNPLANHLTLRYDENTPAYPGCAAQNGYAPGGFGWLDAGTNCSATVDAGTAIVGSKPGIALPHVCDSMPSTIKGTTVLIPVFSSAVSLNNGNNTKYTIVGFLALKVTGYKFSGSVQDLDPLAPSCSGNCRAIQGYFTRFVSLAEGLSTSNVPNYGGSEVYLKN, from the coding sequence ATGCGGCGGTTAGGTCGGTCAGGCATCACGCGGGCGCGGAGTGATCAACAGGCCACGCGGGAAGAAAGGGATGAGCGAGGCGCGGCTACGGTCATAGTCGCACTCGTCCTGGTCGTCCTCCTCGGATTTGCCGCCCTGGCCGTGGATGTCGGAGCAATGTACGCCGAAAAGGCTCAGTTGCAGAACGGAGCGGACTCGGCGGCATTGGCAGTCGCAAACCAGTGCGCGAAAGGCTCGTGCGGGGATTCGTCCGGAACCGGAAACCTGTTCGCCAACAGCAATGCCAATGACGGTACCAGCGGATCCACGGTCACATTTCCCAACTCGACCACTGTCCACGTAGAAACGAAGGCCCGGGCGGCCGGATCAACAACCGACGGATTCGGCCTGTTCTTTGCCCGTGTCATGGGATTCAACACCACACAAATCCAAGCGACAGCGGAAGCCTCCTGGGGCGCCGTTTCCGAGGCAACAAGCTTCCCATGGACCGTAAGCGACTGTGTCTTCAAGAAGAACCTCAGCGCATCTCAACTGGCGGAATTCAACTCAACAGGAACGTTCACCGGCAATCCTTTGGCCAACCACTTAACGCTCCGTTATGACGAGAACACACCCGCCTACCCCGGCTGTGCAGCACAGAATGGCTATGCACCAGGCGGATTTGGCTGGCTTGATGCCGGTACTAACTGCTCCGCCACGGTAGATGCAGGTACCGCCATCGTCGGCAGCAAGCCCGGAATCGCCTTGCCGCACGTATGCGACAGCATGCCCTCAACCATCAAAGGCACCACCGTTCTGATTCCAGTCTTCTCTTCAGCGGTATCACTCAATAACGGCAACAACACCAAGTACACAATTGTCGGCTTCCTGGCCCTCAAAGTGACTGGCTACAAGTTCAGCGGCAGCGTCCAGGACCTGGACCCGCTGGCGCCATCCTGCAGTGGAAACTGCCGTGCAATCCAGGGGTACTTCACTCGCTTTGTGTCCCTTGCCGAGGGGTTGTCTACAAGCAACGTTCCCAATTACGGCGGCTCCGAGGTGTACCTCAAGAACTAA
- a CDS encoding Flp pilus assembly protein CpaB, with the protein MKSRLLGGIAALVLAIIGTALLVVYVQGADARAAQGLNPVKVLVAKEAVPAGTKVEDLGGKVKVEELPQSAVPAAALESLDGQTGRVTASALQAGEQLLAAKLVDPKELVPGTVPVPDGLQEVTFLLAPERILGGRLEAGDVVTVYSSFKTDDNIPADANVPAEVKGWKQSTGLLFHDVLVTAVQKAAPDDSKNTSNSSGDSTVAMPNGSAFVTVARSDADAAKMVFGAEYGTLWLSKQTDKSTKTQPPVTTFGGLYR; encoded by the coding sequence GTGAAATCTCGCCTACTGGGAGGCATTGCAGCACTGGTGCTGGCAATCATCGGAACTGCCCTGCTGGTCGTCTATGTACAAGGCGCCGACGCAAGAGCTGCACAGGGACTAAACCCCGTGAAAGTTCTCGTCGCGAAGGAAGCCGTCCCTGCCGGCACCAAGGTTGAAGACTTGGGCGGCAAGGTAAAGGTCGAAGAGCTTCCGCAGTCCGCCGTGCCGGCAGCTGCACTGGAAAGCCTGGACGGCCAGACGGGACGTGTGACCGCTTCCGCCCTGCAAGCCGGCGAACAGCTGCTTGCAGCAAAGCTGGTGGACCCGAAGGAACTGGTACCGGGCACCGTGCCGGTGCCGGATGGCCTGCAAGAGGTTACATTCCTCTTGGCCCCGGAGCGGATTCTGGGAGGCCGCCTGGAAGCCGGAGACGTAGTCACGGTCTACAGCTCCTTCAAGACCGACGACAACATTCCCGCGGATGCAAATGTTCCGGCCGAAGTAAAGGGCTGGAAGCAGTCCACAGGGCTGCTGTTCCACGACGTGCTGGTCACTGCCGTCCAAAAAGCCGCACCCGATGACAGCAAGAACACGTCCAACTCCTCGGGTGACTCGACGGTGGCGATGCCGAATGGTTCCGCCTTCGTGACGGTCGCCAGGAGCGACGCCGACGCCGCAAAGATGGTCTTCGGGGCGGAATACGGCACACTGTGGCTCTCGAAGCAGACCGACAAGAGCACCAAGACGCAGCCTCCCGTGACGACCTTTGGTGGGCTGTACCGGTGA
- a CDS encoding AAA family ATPase, with translation MSRFVAITGVRDFEARVREAVSTALHGDLETLSPAILSGGPEDVFRQLTGAPPEVLILGPGVSEEDALKLATVFDLQYPEISLLLVAEPSPELVLRAMHSGIRDVLKPDIEVNDLRVLLERACLASASRRRGMSLPTDPGQERGRVIAVMSPKGGVGKTTVATNLAVGLGKVAPMSVVLVDLDLQFGDVASGLLLEPEHSITDAVHGIASQDSMVLKAFLTVHPAGIYALCAPRTPAEADYITGEHVGRLLEQLASEFKYVVVDTAPGLGEHVLATLEQATDGVWVCGMDVPSVRGLRKCFGVLKELQLMPQGRHTILNFADRKSGLSVQDVEATVGVPVDAVIPRSRTLPFSTNRGIPVLQASTRDAAAKGLKKLVDRFDPEWVSSPRTKLHRRVVVS, from the coding sequence GTGAGTCGCTTCGTAGCCATAACCGGGGTTCGGGACTTTGAGGCCCGAGTACGGGAGGCGGTATCAACTGCCCTCCATGGGGATCTGGAAACTCTCAGCCCGGCCATTCTGTCGGGAGGGCCAGAGGACGTATTCCGGCAGCTGACAGGGGCTCCGCCTGAGGTTCTGATCCTGGGACCAGGTGTCAGCGAAGAAGACGCATTGAAACTGGCCACCGTCTTTGACCTCCAGTATCCGGAGATCAGCCTGCTCCTTGTCGCTGAGCCCTCCCCTGAGCTGGTGCTCCGGGCCATGCACTCAGGTATCAGGGACGTGTTGAAACCAGATATCGAGGTAAACGACCTACGGGTCCTGCTCGAACGGGCCTGCCTGGCATCTGCCAGCCGGCGGCGGGGAATGTCGTTGCCCACGGACCCGGGGCAGGAACGGGGCCGGGTCATCGCCGTCATGTCGCCGAAGGGCGGGGTTGGCAAGACGACAGTCGCCACCAACCTCGCCGTGGGACTCGGCAAAGTAGCGCCAATGAGCGTCGTCCTTGTCGATCTGGACCTCCAGTTCGGGGATGTTGCATCCGGCTTGTTGCTCGAACCAGAGCACTCGATCACCGATGCCGTTCATGGCATTGCCTCCCAGGACTCCATGGTTCTCAAGGCATTCCTCACCGTTCACCCGGCCGGGATTTACGCGCTTTGCGCTCCCCGGACTCCGGCCGAAGCCGATTACATCACCGGCGAGCACGTGGGCCGGCTGCTCGAGCAACTGGCCAGTGAATTCAAATATGTGGTGGTGGATACCGCACCGGGCCTGGGCGAGCACGTACTCGCCACGTTGGAACAGGCAACCGACGGGGTTTGGGTCTGCGGGATGGACGTTCCCAGTGTCCGCGGGTTACGAAAGTGCTTCGGAGTACTGAAGGAACTTCAACTGATGCCGCAGGGCCGGCACACCATCCTCAACTTTGCGGACCGCAAAAGCGGGCTGTCGGTCCAGGACGTGGAAGCCACCGTTGGCGTCCCGGTTGACGCTGTCATCCCCCGCTCCCGGACGCTCCCGTTTTCAACGAACCGCGGCATACCGGTCCTCCAAGCGTCGACCAGGGATGCGGCGGCCAAAGGGCTGAAGAAGCTCGTAGATCGGTTTGATCCCGAGTGGGTATCCTCCCCACGCACGAAACTGCACCGAAGGGTGGTTGTGTCATGA
- a CDS encoding CpaF family protein has protein sequence MSKSGTQPESTSFPPAGAPIPGSSLGGNLASPPIDALAGLKQRAALALFDRLGTRFGDTSSSDEELRTIAVDELSSVIDDEQVPLSPEERRRLIREIADEVMGYGPLQKLLEDPSVTEIMVNKYDQIYIERNGHLSLTGSQFSSDDHLRKVIDRIVSRVGRRIDESSPLVDARLEDGSRVNAIIPPLAVNGPSLTIRKFSHVPLTVRNLIDWGSLTPEMAELLSACVQARLNIIVSGGTGTGKTTLLNVLSSFIPEDDRIVTIEDAVELQLQQEHVVRLESRPPNIEGKGAVGIRELVRNSLRMRPDRIIVGEVRGGESLDMLQAMNTGHDGSLSTVHANSPRDAIARLETLVLMAGMDLPLRAIREQVSSAVDLIIQVTRLRDGSRRVTHVTEVQGMEGDIVTLQDAFLFDYSAGVDQHGRFLGKPIPTGIRPRFLDRFSELGIGVSPAVFGAAVPAGRR, from the coding sequence ATGTCGAAGTCAGGCACTCAGCCTGAAAGCACATCCTTTCCCCCGGCTGGTGCCCCTATTCCAGGTTCGTCGCTGGGCGGCAATCTCGCTTCTCCGCCTATTGATGCGCTGGCCGGGCTCAAACAAAGGGCTGCCCTGGCACTGTTTGATCGCCTCGGCACGCGCTTCGGCGACACGTCGTCGTCGGACGAGGAATTGCGGACCATAGCCGTCGATGAACTGTCGTCAGTCATCGACGACGAGCAGGTGCCGCTGTCGCCCGAAGAGCGCCGCAGGCTCATCCGCGAAATTGCCGACGAAGTGATGGGGTATGGTCCCCTGCAGAAGCTGCTCGAAGACCCGTCCGTGACGGAAATTATGGTCAACAAGTACGACCAGATCTACATCGAGCGCAATGGCCACTTGAGCCTGACCGGATCACAATTCAGCTCTGACGACCACCTCCGAAAAGTAATAGACCGCATCGTTTCCAGGGTGGGCCGGCGCATCGATGAATCGTCGCCGCTGGTGGACGCCCGGCTTGAAGACGGTTCCCGCGTCAACGCGATCATCCCTCCACTGGCGGTCAACGGACCTTCGTTGACCATCAGGAAGTTCAGCCACGTACCCCTTACGGTCCGGAACCTCATCGACTGGGGCTCGTTGACCCCGGAGATGGCTGAATTGCTCAGTGCATGTGTGCAGGCCAGGTTGAACATCATCGTTTCCGGTGGAACGGGTACAGGAAAAACCACCCTGCTCAACGTACTGTCATCCTTCATCCCCGAAGATGACCGCATCGTCACCATCGAGGACGCCGTGGAACTGCAACTGCAGCAGGAGCACGTTGTCCGCCTGGAAAGCCGGCCGCCGAATATTGAAGGAAAAGGCGCTGTCGGAATTCGGGAACTTGTCCGTAACTCCCTTCGCATGCGTCCCGACCGCATCATCGTCGGCGAGGTCCGGGGCGGCGAGTCCCTGGACATGCTGCAGGCCATGAACACAGGCCATGACGGATCGCTTTCAACGGTTCACGCCAATTCTCCCCGGGACGCCATCGCCCGTTTGGAGACTCTCGTCCTCATGGCTGGGATGGACCTGCCCCTGAGGGCTATCCGCGAACAGGTTTCCTCGGCAGTGGACCTCATCATCCAGGTCACCCGCCTGCGTGATGGCAGCCGCAGGGTCACGCACGTCACGGAAGTCCAAGGCATGGAAGGTGACATTGTCACCCTCCAGGACGCGTTCCTCTTCGACTACTCAGCCGGTGTTGACCAGCACGGGAGATTCCTGGGCAAGCCGATCCCCACGGGCATTCGCCCCAGGTTCCTTGACCGGTTCTCAGAGCTCGGCATCGGTGTCTCCCCAGCTGTATTCGGGGCCGCAGTTCCGGCCGGCAGGAGGTAG
- a CDS encoding type II secretion system F family protein: MGGLIGKSGGPYSRELLYNAGVKMTPAEFSAFVAAVTVAVGLLSSLATNLGLGILLALATPFVARLVLTVRRDKRRSKFDAQLIGTIQMLIGGLRAGHSVMRAIEAAANESEAPTSEELTRIVNETRIGKDAREAIDDSATRMDSEDFRWIGQAIQINREVGGDLAEVLDQVAGTIRERSEIKGHVRSLSAEGKMSAYILMALPVGVAFFVGMVNPGYLDVFVQKPIGWFLLGLSALMFIIGGFWMSRIVKIKF; the protein is encoded by the coding sequence ATGGGTGGCCTGATCGGGAAATCCGGCGGCCCCTACAGCCGCGAACTTCTCTACAACGCCGGCGTGAAAATGACGCCTGCAGAATTCAGCGCCTTCGTGGCCGCGGTGACCGTGGCTGTTGGCTTGCTGTCCAGCCTCGCCACTAACCTCGGACTCGGAATCCTACTGGCACTGGCGACGCCGTTCGTGGCCAGGTTGGTGCTCACAGTTCGAAGGGATAAGCGCCGGAGTAAATTCGATGCCCAACTGATTGGCACCATTCAAATGCTGATAGGCGGGTTGCGTGCCGGCCACAGCGTGATGAGGGCAATCGAAGCCGCAGCGAACGAGTCCGAGGCGCCCACATCAGAGGAACTGACCAGGATCGTCAACGAGACGCGAATCGGCAAAGATGCCCGGGAGGCTATCGATGACTCCGCCACTCGGATGGACAGCGAAGACTTCCGGTGGATTGGGCAGGCTATCCAGATTAATCGAGAAGTCGGCGGGGACCTCGCGGAGGTCCTGGACCAAGTGGCCGGCACGATACGTGAGCGTAGCGAAATCAAGGGCCACGTGCGGTCACTAAGCGCGGAAGGCAAGATGTCCGCTTACATCCTCATGGCGTTGCCGGTCGGGGTCGCGTTCTTCGTCGGAATGGTCAACCCGGGCTACTTGGACGTCTTTGTCCAGAAACCGATCGGCTGGTTCCTGCTGGGCCTCAGTGCCCTGATGTTCATCATCGGCGGCTTCTGGATGAGCCGCATTGTCAAGATCAAGTTCTAA
- a CDS encoding type II secretion system F family protein yields MTPIAWLIIATVILPLTYFVWSWATLDRKGALAIRGNLARGFTVGGREAGQQAPMLLGISKRLTPGSYEAKLDHWLSLAGRPASMPLDKLIISKPLLSLAGALAGIVVLSNSFTSLNIAVAIFMTVFFYFVPDLLVYNKAIKRQEEIELELPNTLDQMLISVEAGLGFESAMARAGSYGGGPLAQELVRTLQDIQVGRPRHEAYEAMAARTSVPDLKGFVRAVVQADKYGIGIAKVLRAQAKDARVKRRQRAEEKAMKLPVKVLFPLIFFIFPVLFIVLLGPAAINIIEAFSRV; encoded by the coding sequence ATGACTCCAATCGCTTGGTTGATTATCGCCACAGTTATCCTTCCTCTCACGTATTTTGTGTGGTCGTGGGCCACCCTGGACCGAAAAGGGGCCCTCGCCATCCGGGGAAACCTTGCGCGCGGATTCACCGTTGGCGGTCGCGAGGCCGGGCAGCAGGCTCCGATGCTCCTGGGAATATCAAAACGACTTACGCCGGGAAGCTACGAGGCCAAACTGGACCACTGGCTGTCATTGGCCGGACGCCCGGCGTCCATGCCGCTGGATAAGTTGATCATCTCTAAACCCTTGCTGTCCCTTGCGGGTGCGCTCGCGGGGATCGTCGTACTCTCCAACTCGTTTACTTCACTGAACATCGCAGTGGCGATCTTCATGACAGTCTTCTTCTATTTCGTCCCGGACCTGCTGGTCTACAACAAGGCGATTAAGCGGCAGGAAGAGATTGAGCTGGAACTGCCCAACACCCTGGACCAAATGCTGATCTCTGTTGAAGCTGGGCTTGGCTTCGAATCGGCAATGGCCCGGGCAGGCTCCTATGGCGGAGGACCTCTGGCCCAGGAACTCGTGCGTACCTTGCAGGATATCCAGGTTGGCCGGCCCCGGCACGAGGCCTACGAAGCAATGGCGGCAAGGACTTCCGTGCCGGACTTGAAGGGTTTCGTAAGGGCCGTAGTACAGGCCGATAAATACGGTATCGGCATCGCCAAAGTCCTCCGTGCGCAGGCCAAAGATGCCCGCGTAAAACGTCGGCAGCGCGCAGAAGAGAAAGCGATGAAGCTCCCGGTCAAGGTTCTGTTCCCCCTGATCTTCTTCATCTTCCCCGTGCTGTTCATCGTTCTGCTGGGGCCCGCCGCGATCAACATCATCGAAGCCTTCAGCCGTGTTTGA